A genomic stretch from uncultured Pseudodesulfovibrio sp. includes:
- a CDS encoding YqiA/YcfP family alpha/beta fold hydrolase, translating to MSEPTLIWCHGSLSEPWGKKSKALAETAKSCGLTMEALDFQDLENADERAERLVKRLKELDGPIILAGSSMGGYVAAAAAKQVKTAGLFLLAPAFYFQGYALHVFTNLPEKVTVIHGWADDVVPVDNSLRFAKTHKADLHVFNDNHRLENSTDRLCAIFNRFLTTVTDQG from the coding sequence ATGTCTGAACCGACTCTCATCTGGTGCCATGGTTCTCTGAGCGAACCATGGGGGAAAAAAAGCAAAGCCTTGGCAGAAACCGCAAAGAGTTGTGGTCTGACCATGGAGGCTCTGGACTTTCAGGATCTTGAAAACGCGGATGAAAGGGCAGAACGCCTCGTGAAACGATTGAAGGAACTGGATGGCCCCATTATTCTGGCTGGCTCCAGCATGGGGGGGTATGTCGCTGCGGCTGCTGCCAAACAGGTAAAAACCGCAGGACTGTTTCTGCTCGCTCCTGCCTTCTATTTTCAAGGTTATGCCCTTCATGTCTTCACAAATCTGCCGGAGAAAGTCACTGTTATCCACGGTTGGGCCGACGACGTTGTCCCCGTGGACAATTCACTGCGATTTGCCAAAACCCACAAGGCGGATCTGCACGTCTTCAACGACAACCACAGGTTGGAAAACAGCACGGACAGACTGTGTGCGATCTTCAATCGCTTCCTGACAACTGTCACGGATCAGGGCTAA
- a CDS encoding ATP-binding protein, translating to MTPDTRTLTKAHSLSRRAAILQMGLIGIIVLCFSAAIIGFNAYRLKLHLADQTQNISHLARTSLASAVWQVDHASAKDFIDAVFQDETVVFAQVITGREIMSVKARPRYADKTFAFFKNDRQFLTNSVEIKKYGDWIGTFRIAVSTEKYQQEIGIYVIATLVLAILLIGAISLTSYLFSRKKFFAPLKQLETSATFIADGDLDAYIDTSAPNELGNLARAIDDMRESLRHLIDDLQEANSKLQNHQNILETTVRKRTEELETKNLSLNEALREIRNSKKTAEVANQAKSSFLASMSHEIRTPMNAILGMADILWETELSEDQAKYVNVFRTAGESLLEILDDILDLSKIEAGHLKLESTWFSLKGTIDKICTVVDTKAQQKGLSLNCTIPPAIPDHLQGDPTRLRQILLNLLGNAVKFTDSGSVDVAVQTAPGPAGKITLQFSITDTGIGIAGDKLSTIFDSFTQADSSTTREFGGTGLGLAISKQLTQLMGGHIWAESTPGRGSTFHFTACFNIDSTDESRLGEGLIEGEEAPLPEANILMMEDSKYNAFVIQTYLKGTPCFLTVVENGQEGFEAFKLGGWDLILMDIQMPLMDGYSTTKAIRAWEAEQHLLPTPIAAMTAHALDEDAKRCLDAGADVHIPKPVKKSTLFTAIRQMTKTLSTHNAGADNV from the coding sequence ATGACCCCGGACACACGCACGCTGACCAAAGCACATTCTCTCAGCCGCAGGGCAGCAATCCTGCAAATGGGTCTGATTGGTATTATCGTCCTCTGTTTCTCTGCCGCCATCATAGGATTCAACGCCTACCGACTGAAACTCCACCTTGCTGATCAAACACAAAACATCTCCCACCTAGCCCGAACCAGCCTTGCCTCCGCCGTATGGCAGGTCGATCACGCTTCAGCCAAAGACTTTATCGACGCCGTATTTCAAGACGAAACTGTTGTTTTTGCGCAAGTCATCACTGGCCGGGAAATCATGTCCGTCAAAGCCCGTCCTCGCTATGCAGACAAAACGTTCGCTTTTTTCAAAAACGACCGCCAATTTCTGACAAATTCCGTAGAAATCAAAAAATACGGAGACTGGATCGGCACATTCCGAATCGCTGTCTCCACCGAAAAATACCAACAGGAAATCGGCATTTACGTCATTGCCACCCTGGTCCTTGCCATTTTACTTATCGGGGCCATTTCCTTAACATCATATCTCTTCTCACGAAAAAAGTTCTTCGCACCGCTCAAACAGCTTGAGACATCAGCCACCTTTATCGCAGACGGCGACCTGGATGCATACATCGACACCTCTGCCCCCAACGAATTGGGCAACCTGGCCCGAGCCATCGACGACATGCGCGAATCCCTCCGCCATCTTATCGACGACCTCCAAGAAGCCAACTCCAAGCTGCAAAACCATCAGAATATTCTTGAAACAACCGTAAGAAAAAGGACGGAAGAACTTGAGACCAAAAACCTCTCTCTGAATGAAGCCCTCAGGGAAATTCGCAACTCCAAAAAGACAGCCGAAGTCGCCAATCAGGCCAAAAGCAGTTTTCTGGCAAGCATGAGTCACGAGATTCGTACGCCCATGAATGCCATTCTCGGTATGGCGGACATTCTCTGGGAAACAGAGCTTTCTGAAGATCAGGCCAAATATGTCAATGTATTCCGTACTGCCGGCGAAAGCCTGTTGGAAATCCTCGACGACATTCTGGACTTGTCCAAGATTGAAGCAGGTCACCTTAAACTCGAATCCACATGGTTTTCCCTGAAAGGCACCATTGACAAGATCTGTACTGTTGTGGACACCAAGGCACAGCAAAAAGGGTTGTCCTTGAACTGCACCATTCCACCGGCAATCCCCGACCACCTGCAGGGCGACCCAACCCGACTCAGACAGATCCTGCTCAACCTGCTCGGAAACGCCGTCAAATTCACTGATTCCGGCTCCGTTGATGTGGCTGTCCAGACAGCTCCCGGTCCTGCCGGGAAAATCACCCTGCAATTCTCCATTACGGACACGGGAATTGGGATAGCCGGAGACAAACTCTCCACAATTTTTGATTCATTTACCCAGGCAGACAGCTCCACAACCCGCGAATTCGGCGGTACCGGCCTAGGACTGGCTATTAGCAAACAGCTCACTCAACTCATGGGTGGACACATCTGGGCGGAAAGCACTCCAGGACGCGGCAGCACATTTCACTTTACAGCCTGTTTCAACATCGATTCAACGGATGAATCAAGGCTGGGAGAGGGGCTGATCGAAGGAGAAGAAGCCCCTTTGCCTGAAGCAAACATCCTCATGATGGAAGACTCCAAGTACAATGCGTTCGTCATACAGACATATCTCAAGGGGACTCCGTGTTTCCTGACCGTGGTTGAAAACGGTCAGGAAGGATTTGAAGCATTCAAACTGGGCGGATGGGATCTGATTCTCATGGATATTCAGATGCCGCTGATGGATGGCTACTCGACCACCAAGGCCATTCGCGCCTGGGAAGCCGAACAGCACCTTCTCCCTACCCCCATAGCCGCAATGACGGCACATGCGCTGGATGAAGACGCCAAGCGGTGCCTGGACGCCGGAGCTGATGTGCATATTCCCAAGCCTGTCAAGAAAAGTACCCTTTTCACTGCCATCCGCCAAATGACAAAGACGCTATCAACCCACAACGCGGGAGCAGACAATGTCTGA
- a CDS encoding phage regulatory CII family protein, which yields MFDKNVTKVVQDCILDSGIQAKVVAQKINKPYSTLMREINPFDVSAKLGAETLLEIMKVTHDIRPLQYMASEMGFNLDGCNA from the coding sequence ATGTTTGACAAGAATGTGACCAAGGTGGTTCAGGACTGTATCCTCGACAGCGGCATTCAGGCTAAGGTCGTAGCTCAGAAGATCAACAAGCCATATTCAACACTCATGCGTGAAATCAATCCTTTTGATGTCAGTGCAAAGCTTGGCGCCGAGACCCTGCTGGAAATCATGAAGGTGACCCACGACATACGCCCCTTGCAATACATGGCCAGCGAGATGGGTTTCAACCTGGATGGTTGCAACGCTTAA
- a CDS encoding TetR/AcrR family transcriptional regulator, translating into MSKKEAILKAAQEAFAQLGFTGATVKDVANRADVSFGLVSHYFGSKQDLFLAAGFDMADRLVAQLTEATAENTDGLDAIQRYMTAYFNFTEEHRTRFSILLRCSPFSHMETGLDVEKVAEKFSIFIDELKRCVSLGIEDGTIRDLPLEETALIIYGNIVGSVRTSLLTPYESGNIFDETIKHVMRSLKYSPSQDGC; encoded by the coding sequence ATGTCCAAAAAGGAAGCCATACTCAAAGCCGCCCAGGAAGCCTTTGCTCAACTGGGATTCACCGGCGCCACCGTCAAAGACGTGGCGAACCGCGCAGACGTGTCTTTCGGGCTGGTTTCCCATTACTTCGGCAGCAAACAGGATCTCTTCCTGGCCGCAGGATTCGACATGGCTGACAGGCTGGTGGCGCAACTGACAGAAGCCACCGCCGAAAACACTGATGGACTTGATGCCATTCAGCGATACATGACCGCATATTTCAACTTCACCGAGGAGCACAGGACTCGTTTTTCCATTCTCCTGCGGTGTTCGCCTTTCAGCCATATGGAAACTGGCCTTGATGTCGAAAAGGTGGCTGAAAAGTTCAGCATCTTTATTGATGAGCTGAAGCGCTGCGTGTCTCTCGGTATTGAAGACGGCACGATCCGCGACCTTCCACTCGAAGAAACCGCGTTGATCATTTACGGCAACATTGTCGGTTCCGTCCGTACCAGTCTCCTGACTCCTTACGAGTCCGGAAACATTTTTGACGAGACCATAAAACATGTGATGCGCAGCCTGAAATACAGCCCCAGCCAGGATGGCTGTTGA
- a CDS encoding glutamine--tRNA ligase/YqeY domain fusion protein yields MSTKADAPEKGKDFIRQIIDKDNETGKYGSRVHTRFPPEPNGYLHIGHAKSICLNFGVARDYAGKCNLRFDDTNPVKEDVEYVDSIREDVEWLGFKWDANPFASDYFEKLYFIAELFIKMGKAYVDHQSAEEIRENRGTLKEPGTNSPYRDRTAEENLSLFRAMRAGELADGECILRAKIDMSAANIMLRDPALYRIKHADHHRTGNAWCIYPMYDFTHGLSDAIEGITHSICTLEFENNRPVYDWCVGTLMEGLKQPELYGENAAVYEELAALPGFNQRPWQYEFARLNITGTVLSKRKLIQLVQEGYVSGWDDPRMPTISGFRRRGFTPESIRDFCDRIGVAKADSTVEYALLEYCLRQDLNDRAARYMGVVDPVKLVIENYPEDQVDEFEIALHPEYESYGTRKVPFTRELWIERADFMEDPPKKFFRMGPDREVRLRGAYYVLCTGYDTDADGNVTEIRATYDPETKGGWLEGGRKVKGTMHWVSATKGIKAEVRNYSNLFSIDNPNAPEEGKTFVDYVDPDSLEILSECYVEPALAEMQPGTNFQFERTGYFCSDSKDHKPGEKLVFNRTATLRDSWAKIQKQIENS; encoded by the coding sequence ATGAGCACCAAGGCCGATGCCCCGGAAAAGGGCAAAGACTTCATTCGTCAGATCATCGACAAGGACAACGAAACCGGCAAATACGGCAGCCGTGTGCATACCAGGTTTCCCCCTGAGCCCAACGGTTACCTCCATATCGGCCACGCAAAGTCCATCTGTCTGAACTTCGGTGTTGCCCGTGACTATGCCGGCAAATGCAATCTTCGTTTCGACGACACCAATCCGGTGAAGGAAGATGTGGAATACGTGGACTCCATCCGCGAAGACGTGGAATGGCTCGGTTTCAAATGGGACGCCAATCCATTTGCTTCCGACTATTTCGAAAAACTGTATTTCATCGCCGAGCTGTTCATCAAGATGGGCAAGGCATACGTGGACCATCAGTCCGCCGAGGAAATTCGCGAGAACCGTGGAACTCTCAAGGAACCCGGCACCAACTCCCCCTACCGTGACCGCACCGCAGAGGAAAACCTCTCCCTGTTCCGTGCCATGCGGGCAGGAGAATTGGCGGATGGCGAGTGCATTCTGCGCGCCAAGATTGACATGTCCGCAGCCAACATCATGCTCCGTGACCCGGCCCTGTATCGCATCAAACACGCTGACCACCACCGGACCGGCAACGCATGGTGCATATACCCCATGTATGACTTCACCCACGGTCTTTCCGATGCCATCGAAGGCATCACGCATTCCATCTGCACATTGGAATTCGAAAACAACCGGCCCGTGTATGACTGGTGCGTCGGCACTCTCATGGAAGGCCTCAAGCAGCCGGAACTGTATGGTGAGAACGCTGCCGTCTACGAAGAATTGGCAGCACTCCCGGGGTTCAACCAGCGGCCATGGCAGTATGAATTCGCCCGCTTGAACATCACCGGCACCGTGCTTTCAAAACGCAAGCTCATACAGCTTGTGCAGGAAGGGTATGTTTCCGGGTGGGATGATCCCCGTATGCCGACCATTTCCGGTTTCCGCAGACGCGGCTTCACTCCGGAGTCCATCCGCGATTTCTGTGACCGCATAGGTGTTGCCAAGGCCGACTCCACAGTGGAATACGCGCTGTTGGAATACTGCCTGCGCCAAGACCTGAACGACCGGGCCGCCCGTTACATGGGTGTTGTCGATCCGGTCAAACTCGTCATCGAGAACTACCCCGAAGACCAGGTGGATGAATTTGAAATAGCGCTCCACCCGGAATATGAATCCTACGGCACACGCAAGGTTCCCTTCACCAGGGAACTGTGGATTGAACGTGCCGACTTCATGGAAGATCCGCCGAAAAAGTTCTTCCGCATGGGACCGGATCGCGAAGTCCGTCTGCGCGGAGCCTATTACGTCCTTTGCACCGGCTACGACACCGATGCAGACGGCAACGTCACGGAAATCCGCGCCACGTACGATCCAGAGACCAAAGGCGGCTGGCTGGAAGGTGGTCGCAAGGTCAAAGGCACCATGCATTGGGTATCCGCCACCAAGGGCATCAAGGCCGAGGTACGCAACTACTCGAATCTGTTCAGCATTGACAATCCGAACGCACCGGAAGAAGGCAAGACTTTCGTGGATTATGTCGACCCTGATTCACTCGAAATTCTGAGCGAATGCTATGTTGAACCCGCACTGGCAGAAATGCAGCCGGGCACGAACTTCCAGTTTGAGCGCACCGGATATTTCTGCTCGGATTCCAAAGACCACAAGCCCGGCGAGAAGCTGGTCTTCAACAGAACCGCCACCCTGCGAGATTCCTGGGCCAAGATCCAGAAGCAGATAGAGAACTCATAA
- a CDS encoding nitroreductase family protein has product MTQYGGFMLFTINSDKCNMDGLCAAECPVGCIVFEKDALPVPHEKKQAYCLECGHCVAICPTRAIELEKFPGEAVRPVKELRISHAQGEQFLRARRSVRAFKREPVSRDVLTSLLQTAEYCPSGHNARPTRWVVADSPEAVSKVAGAVVEWMRQEVEGDTPLSNALHLPGIVRAWDDGIDLVCRNAPVLAVACGPKKGITPREDAVIAVTYLDLAASAAGLGGCWCGYAIAAAVYDRRICSLLGVPENDVVYGALLLGKPVRKFASFPPRPEPDIQWL; this is encoded by the coding sequence ATGACTCAATATGGAGGCTTCATGCTGTTCACTATCAATTCAGATAAATGTAACATGGATGGGCTGTGTGCAGCCGAATGCCCTGTCGGATGTATTGTCTTTGAAAAAGACGCATTGCCTGTGCCGCATGAAAAGAAACAGGCATACTGTCTGGAGTGCGGACACTGTGTTGCAATCTGTCCTACCAGAGCTATTGAACTGGAGAAATTCCCGGGAGAAGCGGTGCGCCCGGTGAAGGAATTGAGGATATCTCATGCCCAGGGGGAACAGTTCCTCAGGGCGCGGCGATCTGTGCGAGCGTTCAAAAGGGAACCCGTGAGCCGGGATGTGCTCACCTCCTTGTTGCAGACGGCTGAGTATTGTCCGTCAGGTCATAATGCCCGGCCTACGCGCTGGGTGGTGGCTGATTCCCCAGAGGCTGTATCCAAAGTGGCTGGAGCGGTTGTCGAGTGGATGCGGCAGGAGGTCGAAGGAGATACCCCGTTGTCCAATGCACTGCATCTTCCTGGCATTGTCCGTGCGTGGGATGACGGTATTGATCTTGTCTGCCGCAATGCGCCCGTTCTGGCAGTAGCGTGTGGGCCGAAAAAAGGCATCACGCCTCGTGAGGATGCTGTCATAGCGGTGACCTATCTTGATCTGGCGGCATCAGCGGCAGGGCTTGGGGGGTGTTGGTGCGGTTACGCGATTGCGGCGGCGGTGTATGATCGGAGAATATGCAGCCTGCTTGGGGTACCGGAAAATGACGTCGTGTATGGTGCCTTGCTGCTTGGCAAGCCTGTCAGGAAATTCGCATCCTTCCCTCCCCGGCCGGAACCTGACATTCAGTGGCTCTAG
- a CDS encoding transporter substrate-binding domain-containing protein, with protein MAYERLSFFCTVLVLTFCIMVGTGNARGVTVGIAFSMPPYVIRDNNTGLEVDIIRESFAVAGMDAEFQYLPARRLSVALADGIVDCVASNVAFNISRETGLETFDSEVTLFYQNYAVSMESSGYAIRSIEDLKDKMVLGFSNAAKYLGPEYLAMTTGNKKYTELSDQALQVRMLYSGRTQVVISDKRIFLYWRKMLLQMPIAEIIDLNQGIQFFKIFPPAPRHLSFRDNELRDAFDKGLHILRKSGVYKAITQRYTGVERE; from the coding sequence ATGGCATATGAACGATTGTCCTTTTTTTGCACTGTCCTCGTTCTGACCTTTTGTATCATGGTCGGCACCGGAAATGCCCGTGGAGTCACTGTCGGCATAGCCTTTTCAATGCCTCCGTATGTTATAAGGGATAATAATACCGGGCTTGAGGTTGATATCATTCGGGAATCGTTTGCAGTGGCTGGCATGGATGCTGAATTCCAGTACCTGCCGGCGCGACGATTGTCAGTGGCTCTTGCGGACGGCATTGTTGATTGTGTGGCTTCCAATGTTGCGTTCAACATTTCAAGAGAAACCGGTTTGGAAACGTTTGATTCTGAAGTGACGCTCTTCTATCAGAATTATGCCGTGAGCATGGAAAGTTCCGGGTATGCAATCCGGTCCATTGAAGATCTCAAGGATAAAATGGTCCTTGGTTTCAGCAATGCAGCCAAGTATCTTGGACCTGAATATCTTGCAATGACTACCGGAAACAAGAAGTATACGGAACTGTCAGATCAAGCCCTTCAAGTGCGGATGCTCTATTCAGGCAGAACTCAAGTAGTGATTTCAGATAAGCGTATTTTCCTGTATTGGCGAAAAATGTTGTTGCAGATGCCAATAGCTGAAATAATCGACTTGAATCAGGGCATCCAGTTTTTCAAGATATTCCCTCCGGCTCCGCGTCATCTTTCTTTCAGGGATAACGAACTTCGTGATGCCTTTGACAAAGGCTTGCATATACTGCGTAAAAGCGGGGTATATAAAGCCATTACTCAGCGATATACAGGTGTCGAGAGAGAGTAG
- a CDS encoding acetate--CoA ligase family protein — translation MANSHFAFGSVQVAVNYDAINAVFEGAYAEGRVSLFEFEVYDLLKESGAETPPKCVLLERGGRPDDTMLSSMTGDKVVLKIVSPTIVHKTEVHGVRVVENSPDAIRSAWRRMLYEVPENYADSLARHPSAAPDQYQGLEGDALIQAVAKDVRGVLLVQFMEPDSKEFGNELIVGIRKTREFGAVLGAGLGGTDTEIYAERFRKGQAVTLCSTAMTTGEQFFELFKKTLSYKKLAGLTRGQRRIVTDEQLIECFSSFIEMANHYSPQNPDAPFHIEELEINPFAYADYLMVPLDGMCRFSRPGLVPAPRPVNKIDQLLHPRTIGIIGVSASRMNFGRIILHNVLESGFAPENVRIIRPGEDAIDGVTCVPDLASLDHKLDLFVVAVNAQQVPALVDDLVELDAANGVMLIPGGMGETEESKERAAEVVAKINAAHAQGTGPVFLGGNCMGVVSRPGNYDTWFIPEEKLPELTGAPHRAAFISQSGAFMLTRLSQCPELNPSYMISMGNQTDLTLGDMVEHFANSDAVDVIAVYAEGFNDMDGLAFCRSVRQAVLAGKDVIFYKAGRTPEGKSATSGHTASLAGDYPVCEACVRQAGAIVAHSFTQFENLFMLAERLHGKTIRGNRLAAMSGAGFEAVGMADSIQSDDYRMELAPLADATKKALEELFVSNRLDALVTVTNPLDITPGSNDQVHADAIRILAESPNVDAVVAGLDPMSPVMRTLADPNTPLTMDDERSIAALLAELLPTLDTPVIGVVDGGRQYDPLEDRLKDVGLCTFRTSDQAVAAISQYIEGRLNAGRIRALSVKGAGV, via the coding sequence GTGGCGAATTCTCATTTTGCGTTCGGGTCAGTGCAGGTGGCCGTCAACTATGACGCGATCAATGCAGTGTTCGAAGGAGCATATGCCGAGGGACGGGTTAGTTTGTTTGAGTTCGAGGTGTATGATCTGCTCAAAGAATCCGGGGCCGAGACGCCGCCGAAATGTGTGCTGTTGGAACGGGGCGGGCGGCCTGATGATACAATGCTGTCGAGCATGACCGGTGACAAGGTGGTGCTCAAGATTGTTTCTCCCACCATCGTGCACAAGACTGAAGTGCATGGTGTGCGGGTAGTGGAGAACAGCCCGGATGCCATTCGTTCCGCTTGGCGACGCATGCTCTATGAAGTCCCTGAAAACTATGCCGATTCCCTTGCACGGCACCCCTCGGCAGCCCCGGATCAGTATCAGGGACTTGAGGGAGATGCCTTGATACAGGCGGTTGCCAAAGATGTCCGCGGTGTCCTTCTTGTTCAGTTTATGGAACCGGATTCCAAAGAATTCGGCAATGAGCTTATTGTCGGCATTCGAAAGACCAGAGAGTTCGGTGCTGTTTTGGGAGCAGGGCTTGGAGGGACAGATACCGAAATATACGCCGAAAGATTCAGGAAAGGTCAGGCTGTCACGTTGTGCTCTACTGCCATGACCACTGGCGAGCAGTTTTTTGAATTGTTCAAGAAGACCCTCTCCTACAAGAAGTTGGCCGGGCTGACTCGCGGTCAACGGCGTATCGTCACCGATGAGCAACTTATCGAATGTTTTTCATCATTCATTGAGATGGCGAACCATTATTCTCCGCAAAACCCGGATGCGCCGTTCCATATCGAAGAGCTGGAAATCAATCCTTTTGCCTACGCGGATTATCTCATGGTACCGCTTGACGGCATGTGCCGGTTTTCCCGTCCCGGTTTGGTGCCTGCGCCGAGACCGGTAAACAAGATCGACCAACTCCTGCATCCCAGAACCATCGGTATTATCGGCGTGTCCGCTTCGCGCATGAATTTTGGGCGCATCATTCTTCACAATGTTCTTGAGTCGGGGTTTGCGCCGGAGAACGTTCGGATCATTCGTCCGGGCGAAGACGCTATCGACGGCGTGACCTGCGTACCGGATCTCGCGTCACTCGATCACAAACTTGATCTTTTTGTGGTGGCTGTGAATGCGCAGCAGGTTCCGGCGCTTGTGGATGATCTTGTGGAGCTGGATGCAGCCAATGGCGTGATGCTGATTCCCGGCGGTATGGGGGAGACGGAAGAAAGCAAGGAGCGCGCAGCCGAAGTCGTGGCAAAGATCAATGCTGCCCACGCTCAGGGAACAGGTCCAGTCTTTCTCGGCGGCAACTGTATGGGCGTTGTGTCGCGGCCCGGCAACTACGATACCTGGTTTATCCCGGAGGAAAAACTGCCCGAATTGACCGGAGCCCCGCATCGTGCAGCGTTTATTTCCCAGTCCGGCGCGTTCATGCTCACCCGGTTATCTCAATGCCCGGAGCTCAATCCGTCCTATATGATTTCAATGGGTAACCAGACTGATCTGACCCTTGGCGACATGGTGGAGCATTTTGCCAATTCGGACGCGGTGGACGTGATTGCGGTTTACGCCGAAGGTTTCAACGACATGGATGGGCTGGCCTTTTGCCGGTCAGTTCGTCAGGCTGTACTGGCTGGCAAGGACGTGATTTTCTATAAGGCGGGTCGGACTCCGGAAGGTAAGTCCGCCACCAGTGGGCATACGGCGTCATTGGCCGGCGATTATCCTGTGTGCGAGGCATGCGTGCGGCAGGCCGGAGCTATCGTGGCCCACTCTTTCACTCAGTTCGAGAATCTGTTCATGCTGGCCGAACGGCTGCATGGCAAAACCATTCGGGGCAACCGGTTGGCTGCCATGTCCGGGGCCGGATTCGAGGCCGTGGGCATGGCTGATTCCATTCAGTCCGATGACTACCGGATGGAGTTGGCTCCACTTGCCGACGCAACGAAGAAGGCCCTGGAGGAACTGTTTGTGAGCAATCGTCTGGACGCACTGGTCACGGTGACAAACCCACTCGACATCACTCCCGGTTCCAACGATCAGGTGCACGCCGACGCCATTCGTATTCTGGCTGAGAGTCCCAATGTGGATGCTGTGGTGGCAGGGCTTGATCCCATGTCGCCCGTCATGCGGACTCTGGCTGACCCGAACACACCGTTGACCATGGATGATGAACGGTCAATTGCGGCTCTGCTGGCAGAGTTGCTGCCCACGCTTGACACTCCGGTGATCGGAGTCGTCGATGGCGGGAGGCAGTATGATCCGCTTGAAGATCGTCTCAAGGACGTGGGGTTGTGTACGTTCCGTACCTCGGATCAGGCTGTGGCCGCTATTTCCCAGTATATTGAAGGACGATTGAATGCGGGGCGGATTCGAGCTTTGTCTGTGAAGGGGGCGGGGGTGTAG
- a CDS encoding TRAP transporter large permease: MDPTTAGIIGIIVMVFLFMTRMPVAFVMMLVGFIGFSLLTSWKGGLNLMSRNVYDAFASYELSTIPLFILMGQIAFNCGISKRLYETAYRFLGNTRGGLAMATVSACTAFGAVCGSSPATAATMSTVGIPEMKRYGYANSLATASVASGGGLGMIMPPSVVLIIYGVLTEQSIGALFVSGILPAILLTALFVIGIYLQCKINPALGPKGDSFTWKEKFKSLLNLIDTLLIFALVIGGLFWGLFTPTEAASIGVIGVLALAVVKRQLSWKAFVNSLNETLRTSCMVLVLIAGAVVFGKFLAVTRIPFDIANWVSAFDMPSFAIMGAIILIYFIGGCFMDSLALIMLTIPVFFPVVTNMGYDPIWFGIIIVLVTEMGVITPPVGINVYVVYGMCQKIAPSVTLEDVFKGILPFMAAIIVGIALLFIFPQIILYLPGLMF; the protein is encoded by the coding sequence ATGGATCCGACCACTGCCGGAATCATCGGCATCATCGTTATGGTCTTCCTGTTCATGACCCGCATGCCTGTCGCCTTTGTCATGATGCTCGTGGGCTTTATCGGATTTTCGCTCCTTACTTCATGGAAAGGCGGGTTGAACCTCATGAGCCGCAATGTATACGACGCATTCGCCTCATATGAACTTTCAACCATTCCCCTGTTCATCCTCATGGGACAGATCGCTTTCAACTGCGGCATATCCAAGCGGCTGTACGAAACCGCGTATCGCTTTCTCGGCAACACTCGCGGAGGTCTCGCCATGGCAACCGTCTCGGCCTGCACCGCGTTCGGCGCGGTCTGCGGCTCCAGCCCTGCCACGGCAGCCACCATGTCCACTGTCGGCATCCCTGAAATGAAGCGATATGGATACGCCAACTCACTCGCCACCGCATCTGTGGCATCAGGCGGTGGGCTGGGCATGATCATGCCGCCCTCTGTCGTGCTGATCATTTACGGCGTCCTGACGGAACAATCCATCGGCGCATTGTTCGTTTCCGGTATTTTACCGGCCATTCTGCTCACGGCTCTCTTCGTGATCGGCATCTATCTCCAGTGCAAAATCAATCCGGCCCTCGGCCCCAAAGGCGATTCCTTCACCTGGAAAGAAAAATTCAAATCACTGCTGAACCTCATAGACACCCTGCTCATTTTCGCACTGGTCATCGGTGGACTGTTTTGGGGACTCTTCACCCCGACGGAAGCCGCATCCATTGGCGTTATCGGCGTACTCGCTCTGGCCGTGGTCAAGAGACAGCTTTCCTGGAAGGCATTCGTCAACTCACTGAACGAGACATTACGAACCTCCTGCATGGTACTGGTGCTCATTGCCGGAGCTGTGGTGTTCGGGAAATTCCTGGCTGTGACGCGCATCCCGTTCGACATTGCCAACTGGGTATCAGCATTTGACATGCCGTCGTTCGCCATCATGGGCGCGATCATTCTGATCTACTTCATCGGCGGATGTTTCATGGATTCACTCGCGCTCATCATGCTGACCATTCCGGTATTTTTCCCGGTGGTCACCAACATGGGATATGATCCAATCTGGTTCGGCATCATCATCGTACTCGTCACGGAGATGGGCGTTATCACGCCTCCTGTGGGGATCAATGTCTATGTCGTGTACGGAATGTGTCAGAAAATCGCGCCATCCGTCACTCTCGAAGACGTCTTCAAGGGGATTCTGCCGTTCATGGCTGCCATCATCGTCGGGATTGCACTGTTGTTTATCTTCCCACAGATTATTCTGTACCTGCCGGGGTTGATGTTTTAG